The proteins below come from a single Magallana gigas chromosome 10, xbMagGiga1.1, whole genome shotgun sequence genomic window:
- the LOC105334474 gene encoding toll-like receptor 13, translating to MHVLKLLLIVAVFCGSSNAKPCPTKQCVCFPAESDSSLRVLNCRSIPKISDLHNGKSTNELFYEVFFRNSNLTNIQEGDLFGIRTKRLDFGNNNNIQSIHARAFSGLRFDLQYLSLHGDGRIGIPFNALQNLFSLDMLVLENFVLPYLDDSIPFYLLPNLKILSLTNMSVGFFSSETFVNPAYKLTDFRFANNPRVGTFPVGAMAHLHHLKKLSWNGNNMAFIPARAFNDLTHLHTLDLSKNELRMLEDNCFSGVTEHLRSLDLSENKLTTISILQEFSKTSWKNLKKLSLSFNQLAFLNHGLFITMENLEHLDLSSNKFSEVRASDFKHLTHLESLDLSENNLVTLSVEALTFSNVLMKLDLQYQRTGTNMLEFTDTDRLKEKPRVQKLYLSNTKLSDSNFWQILQHLPRLSYLHADNSGLSMLTPDEFKNTNLSYISIRHNHLFKLFDGTFSGLEQTLESINLRNNRLNGVEECVFKHLKVLKFLDLSSNLFDCTCGLQWFSDWLKIPKLGPAFDHLIHRYDIKCNTPWKFHDRNFETVMKSLGCESKSPKSCAQSTGQVMYSSQENFSWNWTFTLIMIVSVILPALFLFLVTSLLISMVRSVYKEHACRKARTTVSNVL from the exons ATGCATGTTTTAAAG CTTCTGCTAATTGTGGCTGTATTTTGCGGTTCCTCAAACGCCAAACCGTGTCCAACCAAACAATGTGTCTGTTTTCCTGCCGAATCCGATTCTTCTTTGAGAGTGCTTAACTGCCGAAGCATTCCGAAGATATCCGATCTTCATAATGGTAAATCTACCAATGAGTTATTCTATGAGGTATTCTTTAGAAACTCAAATTTAACAAACATCCAAGAGGGGGACCTCTTTGGTATTCGGACAAAGCGACTTGACTTCGGTAATAACAACAACATACAAAGCATTCATGCACGTGCATTCTCAGGATTGAGGTTTGATCTACAATACCTAAGTTTACATGGCGACGGAAGAATTGGTATTCCGTTTAACGCCCTCCAAAATCTGTTTTCCTTGGATATGCTGGTTTTGGAGAACTTCGTTTTGCCTTATTTGGATGATTCTATTCCTTTTTACCTTCtgccaaatttaaaaatcttgtcTCTTACCAACATGAGTGTGGGGTTCTTTTCTTCAGAAACATTTGTTAACCCTGCCTATAAGCTCACAGACTTCCGGTTTGCTAATAACCCACGCGTGGGTACTTTCCCCGTTGGAGCAATGGCGCACTTGCATCATCTTAAAAAGCTGAGCTGGAATGGAAATAACATGGCTTTTATTCCTGCGCGCGCATTCAACGATCTTACTCATTTGCATACTTTGGACTTATCCAAGAATGAACTTCGGATGTTGGAAGACAACTGTTTTTCTGGAGTGACCGAACATTTGCGTTCTTTAGACTTGTCGGAGAATAAATTAACGACCATTAGCATTTTGCAAGAGTTTTCTAAAACAAGTTGGAAAAACCTAAAGAAACTGAGTCTTTCGTTTAATCAGTTAGCTTTCCTAAACCACGGACTATTCATTACGATGGAAAACCTGGAGCATCTCGATTTATCCTCTAATAAATTCTCCGAAGTTCGTGCGTCCGATTTCAAACACCTTACCCATCTTGAGAGTCTAGATTTGAGCGAAAATAATCTAGTCACCTTGAGTGTAGAGGCACTAACATTTTCTAACGTGTTAATGAAACTAGATCTCCAATACCAACGTACTGGAACAAACATGCTGGAATTTACAGATACTGATCGACTGAAAGAGAAGCCTCGCGTCCAAAAACTTTACCTCTCGAACACGAAACTATCAGATTCCAACTTTTGGCAGATTCTGCAACATCTCCCACGCTTGTCGTACCTCCATGCCGATAATTCCGGGTTGTCGATGCTTACCCCGGATGAATTCAAAAACACAAATCTGTCCTATATTTCGATACGTCATAACCATCTCTTTAAATTATTCGACGGAACTTTTTCGGGACTAGAACAAACGTTAGAGAGCATAAACTTGCGAAACAATCGTTTGAATGGAGTCGAAGAATGCGTTTTCAAACATTTGAAAGTGCTGAAGTTTTTGGATCTTTCTAGTAACCTCTTTGATTGCACGTGTGGTTTGCAGTGGTTCTCCGATTGGTTAAAGATTCCCAAGCTAGGTCCGGCTTTTGACCATTTAATTCATCGATATGACATCAAATGCAATACGCCGTGGAAATTCCACGATCGAAACTTTGAAACAGTCATGAAAAGTTTAGGGTGTGAATCGAAGTCACCAAAATCTTGCGCTCAGTCTACAGGCCAGGTTATGTATTCCAGTCAAGAAAATTTTTCATGGAACTGGacatttacattgataatgatTGTTTCAGTGATTCTCCCTGCCTTATTCTTATTCTTAGTCACCTCTCTTTTGATTTCAATGGTGAGATCTGTTTATAAAGAACATGCATGTCGAAAAGCAAGAACGACTGTATCAAACGTTCTTTAA